From Homo sapiens chromosome 14 genomic patch of type FIX, GRCh38.p14 PATCHES HG2526_HG2573_PATCH, one genomic window encodes:
- the KLHL33 gene encoding kelch-like protein 33 isoform 2 (isoform 2 is encoded by transcript variant 2), protein MLLSGMRESQGTEVSLRTISTQDLRLLVSFAYSGVVRARWPGLLRAAQAALQYQSSSCLDLCQKGLARGLSPARCLALFPMAEAPGLERLWSKARHYLLTHLPAVALCPAFPSLPAACLAELLDSDELHVQEEFEAFVAARCWLAANPETQESEAKALLRCVRFGRMSTRELRRVRAAGLLPPLTPDLLHQLMVEADVPGQERRREPDRALVVIGGDGLRPDMALRQPSRAVWWARAFRCGVGLVRTVEWGQLPALPAPGRFRHGAASLAGSELYVCGGQDFYSHSNTLASTLRWEPSQEDWEEMAPLSQARSLFSLVALDGKLYALGGRHNDVALDSVETYNPELNVWRPAPALPAPCFAHAAAILEGQLYVSGGCGGTGQYLASLMHYDPKLEKPGTFLSPMGVPRAGHVMAALGGRLYVAGGLGETEDLLSFEAYELRTDSWTHLAPLPSPHVGAASAVLQGELLVLGGYSHRTYALSHLIHAYCPGLGRWLCLGTLPRPRAEMPACILTLPAVQHIALVPTPHQTKPAG, encoded by the exons ATGCTCCTGAGCGGGATGAGGGAATCCCAGGGCACAGAGGTATCTCTGCGGACGATCTCCACCCAGGACCTGCGACTCCTCGTCTCTTTTGCTTACTCCGGAGTTGTGCGGGCAAGGTGGCCAGGGCTACTGAGagctgcccaggctgctctgcagTACCAGAGCTCTTCCTGCTTGGATTTGTGTCAGAAAGGCTTGGCACGGGGCCTCAGCCCTGCCCGTTGCCTGGCCCTGTTCCCCATGGCGGAAGCCCCTGGGTTGGAGAGGCTCTGGAGCAAAGCCCGTCACTACCTCCTCACCCACCTGCCTGCTGTAGCCTTGTGTCCTGCTTTCCCTTCTTTACCAGCTGCCTGCTTGGCTGAGCTCCTGGATAGTGATGAGCTCCATGTGCAGGAGGAGTTTGAGGCCTTTGTGGCTGCACGGTGTTGGCTGGCTGCCAACCCCGagacccaggagtcagaggccaAGGCCCTGCTGCGATGTGTCCGCTTTGGCCGCATGTCCACCAGGGAGTTGCGGAGGGTGCGGGCAGCCGGGCTACTTCCACCCCTGACCCCAGATCTGTTGCACCAGCTGATGGTAGAGGCTGATGTTCCAGGCCAAGAGAGACGGAGGGAGCCTGACCGGGCACTGGTAGTGATTGGCGGGGATGGGCTCAGACCAGACATGGCCCTAAGACAACCATCCCGAGCAGTGTGGTGGGCCCGGGCCTTCCGCTGTGGCGTGGGACTGGTACGAACTGTTGAGTGGGGGcagctgcctgccctgcctgcccccGGACGCTTCCGGCATGGGGCTGCAAGCCTGGCAGGAAGTGAACTCTATGTGTGTGGGGGACAAGATTTCTACAGTCACTCCAACACCCTGGCTTCAACTCTCAG GTGGGAGCCCAGTCAAGAGGACTGGGAGGAGATGGCTCCTTTGTCCCAGGCTCGAAGCCTTTTCTCCTTGGTGGCACTGGATGGAAAACTTTATGCCCTGGGTGGAAGACACAATGATGTTGCCCTGGACTCTGTGGAGACCTACAACCCTGAGCTCAATGTCTGGAG GCCAGCACCTGCACTTCCAGCACCATGTTTTGCCCACGCAGCTGCGATTTTGGAGGGCCAGTTGTACGTGAGCGGTGGCTGTGGTGGGACTGGCCAATACCTGGCCTCACTGATGCACTATGACCCCAAACTTGAGAAGCCAGGGACGTTTCTGAGCCCTATGGGGGTACCTCGGGCTGGCCATGTCATGGCTGCATTGGGTGGGAGGTTGTATGTGGCAGGTGGGCTGGGTGAGACTGAGGACCTGctaagctttgaggcctatgaacTAAGGACTGATAGCTGGACTCACCTGGCACCCCTACCCTCCCCCCATGTGGGGGCTGCAAGTGCTGTGCTGCAGGGGGAGCTACTGGTGCTCGGGGGCTACAGTCACCGTACTTATGCCCTCTCTCACCTTATCCATGCCTACTGTCCTGGCCTGGGCCGATGGCTCTGCCTGGGAACTCTGCCAAGGCCTCGGGCTGAGATGCCTGCCTGCATCCTGACACTGCCCGCTGTGCAGCACATAGCTTTGGTTCCCACCCCACACCAAACCAAACCTGCTGGGTGA